A window of the Ostrea edulis chromosome 1, xbOstEdul1.1, whole genome shotgun sequence genome harbors these coding sequences:
- the LOC130046552 gene encoding uncharacterized protein LOC130046552 has translation MADHSTSPSPCDAGHMGNRNNVENERDEREALICTNDSTTLSAEGSDKNDIHRPPTGEKQSTGSTKEINSTSKGSDTNAIHRLPAGEKQSSEKTKEIDSTPKGQRVHVNMANLSFIERMAKSLSSGNVVVLTGVPGSGKTFLAQKTGMSACQNITGANLRPVDFKYLNEIDKDKSEDKKLFLILDEYIKSWFNKNITDVLLKKLENAITAGKGETSALVCVPATVLDNVKKFLKKSALKYKIYDLSVDGYTQEDWGAIFDSHMQSRKEWLRDKKYQQEDIYKYREAYIKCKAGDIGKATIPSLLFENAFYLKSASKLIKNPYDLMLQRITALSESNCKPDVGHFVVLVILMLHNGKVNIEDINKGKLTEICEVFKVENFSLSHDLEHEDVEQYGNIVSIRCRETVRVIFDVVWKKRKAIILKYCDDELFLERVTLHGVGKDDLLAINERFQSMISAGTPCVGEHNILVELRSKCSTFEK, from the exons ATGGCGGATCATTCTACATCACCTTCACCTTGTG ATGCAGGCCACATGGGAAATAGGAACAATGTTGAAAATGAACGTGACGAAAGAGAAGCGTTGATATGTACCAATGACTCTACTACTCTGTCAGCTGAAG GATCTGATAAGAATGACATCCATCGACCGCCTACTGGAGAAAAGCAAAGTACAGGAAGtacaaaagaaattaattcaaCTTCCAAAG GATCTGATACGAATGCCATTCATCGACTGCCTGCTGGTGAAAAACAAAGTTCtgaaaaaacaaaagaaattgatTCAACCCCTAAAG GACAGCGTGTACACGTGAATATGGCGAACTTATCTTTCATAGAAAGGATGGCAAAATCACTTTCATCTGGAAATGTCGTGGTACTAACTGGAGTACCAGGAAGTGGAAAGACTTTTCTCGCCCAGAAAACTGGTATGTCTGCTTGTCAAAATATCACAGGAGCAAATTTACGGCCCGTGGACTTCAAATACTTGAACGAAATAGACAAGGACAAGTCGGAAGACAAGAAACTTTTCCTTATACTGGATGAGTATATCAAAAGCTGGTTCAATAAAAACATTACTGATGTTTTACTCAAAAAACTCGAAAATGCAATAACAGCAGGAAAAGGGGAGACTTCTGCATTGGTATGTGTGCCAGCCACTGTGTTAGATAATGTTAAAAAGTTCCTAAAGAAGAGtgctttgaaatataaaatttatgatcTAAGCGTAGATGGGTACACCCAAGAAGACTGGGGAGCAATATTCGACAGTCATATGCAAAGTAGAAAGGAATGGCTTAGGGATAAAAAATACCAGCAAGAAGACATCTATAAATACAGAGAGGCTTACATAAAATGCAAAGCTGGAGATATAGGAAAAGCGACAATACCGTCTCTCCTGTTTGAAAACGCGTTTTACCTAAAGAGTGCTTCAAAATTAATCAAGAACCCATATGACTTAATGTTGCAGCGAATTACTGCTTTATCCGAATCGAATTGCAAACCTGATGTTGGCCATTTTGTTGTTCTCGTAATTCTCATGTTACACAATGGAAAAgtaaacattgaagatataaaCAAAGGTAAGCTCACTGAAATATGTGAAGTTTTCAAAGTGGAGAATTTTTCATTGTCTCACGACTTAGAACACGAAGACGTGGAACAATATGGTAACATTGTCTCAATACGCTGCAGAGAAACAGTTCGTGTCATATTCGATGTTGTTTGGAAGAAGAGAAAAGCTATTATCCTCAAATACTGTGACGATGAATTATTTTTGGAACGTGTCACTTTGCATGGAGTGGGGAAAGATGATCTCCTCGCAATAAACGAACGGTTTCAGTCGATGATATCAGCTGGGACACCGTGCGTAGGGGAACACAATATCTTGGTGGAATTGCGATCGAAATGttctacttttgaaaaataa